The following proteins are co-located in the Manihot esculenta cultivar AM560-2 chromosome 9, M.esculenta_v8, whole genome shotgun sequence genome:
- the LOC110623797 gene encoding disease resistance protein RGA2 — protein MAIESFAFNIAEKVLEKIASHTYQEICFAWGLKAELKKLEDILLTVKAVLMDAEEKQVNDHQLRLWLAKLKDALYDAEDVLDEFECEDQRRRVLQLYGTTTKKVGHFFSSSNPIAFRFKMSAKVKQIRERLDEIASQKSKFHLTERYESRHVMPRERALTHSFVQPSEVIGRDDDKENIIRLLQDSSEGAQISIIPVVGIGGLGKTSLAKFVYNDERVMNHFQLQIWVCVSEEFDIKILTEKIIKSTEDGMRHVDKLKNMEMDQLQRILREIIGDKKYLLILDDVWNDDPMKWNQLKELLCMGANGSKILVTTRSNKVASIMGTIPKAYELSGLPEDECVALFTKCAFKEGQVKRYPNLLKIGVEIVKKCKGVPLAVKTLASLLLLNTEGNKLVCYANLGGFSPKWLGVSTTTSCRLLLKITAIAEAVEFAKSPKAKIHSFACIFG, from the exons ATGGCAATAGAGTCATTCGCTTTTAATATTGCTGAGAAAGTGTTGGAGAAGATAGCATCCCATACCTACCAAGAGATATGTTTTGCATGGGGCTTGAAAGCAGAACTCAAAAAGCTTGAAGATATCTTGTTGACGGTGAAAGCTGTGCTAATGGATGCTGAGGAGAAGCAAGTGAATGACCACCAACTGCGGTTGTGGTTGGCTAAGCTTAAGGATGCTCTCTATGATGCTGAGGATGTGCTTGATGAATTTGAATGTGAAGATCAGAGAAGACGAGTGCTTCAATTGTATGGAACCACCACCAAAAAG gTGGGTCACTTTTTCTCATCTTCTAATCCAATTGCATTTCGTTTTAAAATGAGTgcaaaagtaaagcaaataagagAAAGATTAGATGAGATTGCAAGTCAGAAATCTAAATTTCATCTCACAGAACGATATGAAAGTAGGCATGTTATGCCTAGAGAAAGAGCACTCACTCACTCATTTGTACAACCATCTGAAGTTATAGGTAGAGATGATGATAAAGAAAATATCATTAGACTTCTACAAGACTCTAGTGAGGGTGCACAAATCTCTATTATCCCTGTTGTTGGAATTGGAGGGTTGGGGAAAACTTCACTCgctaaatttgtttataatgatGAAAGGGTAATGAATCATTTTCAACTTCAGATATGGGTTTGTGTATCAGAAGAATTTGACATAAAGATTCTGAcagagaaaattattaaatctaCAGAAGACGGAATGAGACATGTAGATAAGTTGAAAAATATGGAAATGGATCAACTACAAAGAATTTTGAGAGAAATCATTGGTGATAAGAAATATTTGCTCATCTTAGATGATGTTTGGAATGATGACCCCATGAAATGGAACCAACTGAAAGAGCTTTTGTGTATGGGTGCCAATGGAAGCAAAATCTTAGTAACTACACGTAGTAATAAAGTAGCCTCCATTATGGGCACCATCCCAAAAGCATATGAGTTATCGGGTCTTCCTGAAGATGAGTGTGTGGCTTTGTTTACTAAATGTGCATTTAAAGAAGGCCAAGTGAAGAGATATCCAAACTTGTTAAAAATTGGGGTTGAAATTGTCAAAAAATGCAAAGGGGTTCCATTAGCAGTGAAGACATTAGCATCACTTCTTCTTCTGAATACTGAAGGAAATAAGCTTGTTTGTTATGCCAACT TGGGCGGTTTTTCTCCTAAGTGGTTGGGGGTGTCAACCACAACTTCTTGTAGGCTGTTGCT AAAAATCACAGCAATTGCAGAGGCTGTAGAATTTGCAAAATCTCCCAAGGCTAAGATCCACAGCTTTGCTTGCATCTTTGGGTGA
- the LOC122724570 gene encoding putative disease resistance protein RGA1, whose amino-acid sequence MAHGLLESANQNEELEDIGSRYFQELGSRSFFQDFEVYAGIWITCKMHDLVHDLALSLTQNEFLAITSSTTHISHNVRHLLFPNFTSLPQDLSTLLQGLDRVRTAIIQSDEKSPSSQSNLDSYLLRFQYLRMLDLAHSKLEISLDWIGALKHLRYLRIFFCKKLPNSICKLYNLQTLLLCEGIEELPSDIRYLINLRVLQFSTKQKCLPMNGIGCLTSLRFLGIAICENLEHLFEDMQGLKHLRTLVIYGCKSLISLPQSMKYLTALEILAIGNCENLNLTWEEKGKSDKHLAQFNLQKLTLAKLPKLNITSLQHLEIKNCDELSERCEREKGEDWSKIAHIPKLVINGSDIDSLVD is encoded by the exons aTGGCACATGGACTTCTTGAATCAGCAAACCAAAATGAAGAGCTGGAAGATATTGGGTCGCGCTATTTTCAGGAGCTGGGGTCTAGATCTTTTTTTCAAGATTTTGAGGTTTATGCTGGCATATGGATTACATGTAAAATGCATgatctagtacatgatcttgcattatcattgacacaaaatgaatttttagCAATAACCTCAAGCACCACACACATCTCACACAATGTTCGCCATTTGCTATTTCCCAACTTCACTTCACTTCCCCAAGATCTTTCCACCCTTTTACAAGGTTTAGACCGTGTGCGAACTGCCATAATCCAGAGTGATGAAAAGAGTCCTAGCAGCCAATCAAACTTGGAttcatatttattgagatttcaATATTTGCGAATGTTGGATTTGGCTCATTCCAAATTAGAAATATCACTAGATTGGATTGGTGCTCTAAAGCATTTGAGATATTTGCGCATTTTTTTCTGTAAAAAGCTTCCCAATTCCATTTGCAAGTTATACAATTTACAAACTTTACTATTATGTGAAGGTATTGAGGAGTTACCTAGTGATATAAGGTACTTGATCAATCTTAGAGTTCTACAGTTTTCCACAAAGCAGAAGTGTTTGCCGATGAATGGAATAGGGTGCTTGACATCTCTTAGATTTTTGGGCATTGCTATATGTGAAAACTTAGAACACTTgtttgaagatatgcaaggccTCAAACATCTTCGAACCCTAGTTATTTATGGTTGTAAAAGCTTAATCTCTTTGCCTCAAAGCATGAAGTACCTCACTGCATTAGAGATTCTAGCTATTGGCAATTGTGAAAACCTCAATTTGACATGGGAGGAGAAAGGAAAAAGTGATAAACACTTGGCTCAATTCAACCTTCAAAAGCTCACACTTGCGAAGTTACCAAAATTG AATATAACATCTCTCCAACACTTGGAGATTAAAAATTGTGATGAATTGAGTGAAAGATGTGAACGTGAAAAAGGTGAAGATTGGTCCAAGATTGCTCATATTCCTAAACTTGTTATTAACGGTTCTGACATTGATTCACTAGTTGATTAG